In Gimesia chilikensis, the genomic window TGACACAGGGGCACATTGAGGAGGGACGAAAAATCTTCTTTGGCAAGAAAGCGGCCTGCTCCGGCTGTCATGCTGTCGAGGATCAGGGGGGGAAAGTGGGCCCCGACCTGACGCGTATCGGTGCCATCCGTACCGGGACTGATCTGCTGGAAGCAATTGCGCTCCCCAGTGCCAGCTTTGCCCGCGGGTATCGTTCTTACCTGGTGGTCACAGATTCCGGTCGTATTTATACAGGCGTCATCAGCCGCGAATCGACGGACACCGTTTACCTGCGCACTGCTGACCTCTCGGAAGTGCGCATCGCCCGCGATGAAATCGAGGTCATGAAGGAATCGCCGACATCCATCATGCCTAAGGGCCTCGAACAGCGCCTGACCCCGCAGGAAATTCGGGATTTACTTGCTTACCTCCAGAACCGCAAGTAAAGTGGACCTCAGAAACGTTTTCTGAATTCCTTACCGTTAAAGGTGCGCTATGTTTAATGGTTCTCTCTGGCTGCGTCTGTTGTTCTGTCTGACGCTGGCATTTAATCTGATTCCAACTTCCGCAGCTCAGTCTGCAGAAAATTCGAAACGTCCCAATATTCTGTTTGCGATTGCCGACGACTGGGGCTGGCCACATGCCGGTGCTTATGGCGACCCTGTCGTTAAAACTTCCACCTTCGATCGGCTCGCCCGCGAAGGAGTGTTGTTTCAGAATGCTTACGTCTCGTCCCCGTCCTGCACGCCTTCCCGTGGTGCCATTCTAACCGGCAAATATCACTGGCAACTCGATGCGGGAGCGAACCTGCACTGTATTTTTCCGGATCGTCTCACGACGTATCCGGAGATTCTGAAGTCACACGGTTACACCGTAGGACACACGGGGAAAGCCTGGGGACCGGGGCGTACCGAAACCCGCTCCCGCGAACTGGCCGGAAAACGATTCAAAAACTTTCAGGACTTCCTCAATCAGCGGGACGGAGTTGAGCCCTTCTGTTTCTGGTTAGGCAGTAGTGATCCCCACCGCCCGTACGCCCCAGGATCGGGTGTAGAAAGTGGCATGGATTTGAGCAAAATCAAACTGCCCGCCTGTTTTCCTGACGCAGAGGAAGTCCGTAGCGACGTCGCCGACTATTACTTTGAAGTCCAACGGTTCGACCAGCTCGTGGGGGACGCGCTGAAACTGCTGGAAGAAAAAGGCGAACTGGACAATACCATCATTTTCATGACCGGCGACCACGGTATGCCTTTCCCTCGTGGCAAGAGCTGCCTGTATGATACCGGCACCCGCGTTCCCCTGGCGGCGCGCTGGCCCTCTCACATTCAGCCCAATCGGAGTGTGACGGACTTCGTCAGTCTGATTGACCTCGCCCCCACATTCTATGAAGCCGCTGGTGTCGAAATTCCACAGGACGTCACCGGCAAGAGTCTGATGCCTGTTCTGGATGCGCCCGGGTCGGGACGCATCGTAGCTGACCACGCTGAAATCTTCTTTGGTAAGGAGCGACACGTTCCCTCACAGGAAGAACCTGACATGGGAGGCTACCCCTGCCGTGCGATTCGGACGGACGATTTTCTTTATATCCACAATTACCGGCCTGATCGCTGGCCTGCGGGAACACCCAACTACACCAAAGCAGCCATTCCGGGCACCTGGTATGGGGATTGTGACAATGGCCCGACCAAGACCTATATGGTTACCCATAAAGATAAGGATGCGGAACATCGCCGACTGTATGAACTGGCCTTCGGCAAGTTGCCTGCAGAAGAATTATACGATCTGCGGAATGATCCCGATCAGCTACAGAACGTAGCCCAGGATCCCATGTATCAGATGATCAAAGCCAGGCTCGCGAAGGAACTGCATCAAAAGCTGGTTGCCACTCATGACCCCCGCGAACTGGGACAGGGAGACGAACTGGAAAAACATCCCTACCTGGGCGGTGGTCCGAAACACCCGAGCCTGGAAAAGAAACGCAAAAAACGAAAGCAGAATCCGGTGAAATAGAAGGCCTGCTGTTTTAATCCAAATGTCTCAACTTTGATTCAGCATTGTCTGAGTGAGCTCTGACAGTGCTCAGAATTCCAGTTTTGAATTTGAGTCTTTAACAAAGACAAATCGTTTTCAGATAACCGATCGGTGATTGGGATGGCGTTCCCCCCTGCTTTTTGAAATGCACTGCAGTTAACCTCGAGGTCATCCAGCAGCAAGGTGTCCGCGAATTCAAGCGTATGCGAGCTCAGCCAGCTGCCGTAAAACCGTTCTGGGTTCTCGCGTTTCAGCACACGTTGGCTGCAGGAACAAAGCACTTCATCAAATAATTGAGAAACTTGACGGAACGAGAGAGTTTCCGCTTCCACGGATTGAGTTGTTATCGGTCTCTGCGCGTTTGCGTCTAGAAGTGCCTCCCGAAAACAGTCCATATTGTCGGTCGCCAGGACGATTCCAATTCCCTGCTGCCGGATCTCACGCAAAATCTGAACCAGCCGTTGATTGACCTGCATCAACTGACAGTCCTCTACCAGCTTGCGACTCAGATAGTCAGGGGGAAATGAGTCATCCAGTTTGACATCTAATCTGTCTATAACCTGGTTCGCAGAAACATCTCCCCGCATCCAGTCATGGATCAGCGACTCGTCTTGAAACAGGACTTCGGCTGCCTCCGTCAGTTGGAAGTGCAGGGGATGGTCGCTGTTATGGAGGATAGAGAGCCAGAAGGGGTCGCGGGACAGCACGCCATGCCAGTCTACAAAGATCACTTTGTCCCAGACTGGTTTGCATCGTGGCGGCATGCTCGGTTTTCCTGGTTTGTGAGTCTAATCCAGTTTCTTGGGCTTCTGATTGGGGGGCTGATCGGTCTGAGCGGCCTGGTAGAGTTGCTCAATGAATTCGTCAGTCATTCCCGTTTCCTTGCGTCCCTCACGGTTGAAGGTATCCCCGACCGACAGAGCAGCTCGCACTGGCCAGTGCAGATGTTGTTCGTAGGTCTCCCAGTCAGAGAGGTGGTCGGGTTTTAACTGTCGCAGCCAGTGCAGGCCAAAGGCGACGTGCTGAATCTCATCGCGATAGACGACCTTCATTAACGCGGCACTTCGTTGGTCGCCTGCATCGAGAAAATACTGTTCGAATTCCAGGGTATGATCCAGATTACGACCTTCGAACGTGAGTGGCAGACCGGCGAGATAGTCCAGCAGACTTTCGTAACTCAGTGCTTTCTTCCAGATGTAGCAGTTCACGGGGAGGCTTCCGAACTCCAGCCCCAGCACGGAGGCACGTTCCTTATGCATGCGCGTGTGTCTTTGCTCATCTGCCATGATGTTACACATTCCCTGGCGAAACTCTGCCGGGGCATCAGGGAAGGCGCACAGAATATAGGCCATCACTTCCAGGGCCTGCAGTTCATGATTCGCCATGATGTGATGTGCCAGGGCCCGCTTGTCCTGTTCCATCAGAGCAGAGGGTTTCGGCATACCGGGGGCGGTTCGCGGGGGAGCGAACTTCAGGTTAGCCGGTCGCCCTGGTTCCTGAATACGCAAAGGATCTCCTGGATGTTCGTCAGTCAGTACTTCAGGGGCGGGAAGCAGTTTCTCTTCCAGAGTCTCACTCAAAAGAACCCGTTCGGCGAAGGCGCGTATTTCCATGTCGATGATCGTTAATCAGGTGAAGGTGTGCGGGCGCGAAAGAGGGCAACACAGCCAGTCACTTTCACTTCCACGTCAGTATAGCGACTTGCGAGTTGGGATTGTAACTCATCCAGACTGTCCGACGTATTTGCGAAGATCTTTTTCCGGTTATAAAAGTTCATCAGACGTCGGGCCGAAAAGCCTCGCGGGACTCCCTGACTCAAAATCGTAGCTCCGGAGATGATGGCGCCCGGGTTTAACCAGGGCCCCAGATGATCGAACAACTTTACTTTTGATGTCAGATCGCCGGGTAGACAATGCAGCAGATAATTCAGACTGACTGAATCGAAAGGGCGTGACTGCTGGGGCAGGGGAGCCAGTACATCGGCCTGATAGACTTCCGGCTGGTAGCGTGCGCTCCGACTGGCGGCGGCCGCCAGACTGTTGGGATTCAAATCCAGAAGTCCCAGACGGACTTCAGAACTCGGAAAGGTGCAATGCTCCAGATAATAACCGGTGCCCACGCCGACATCGAGGTGATTGGCCGTCAGGCTCTGGTTCATCCAGTGCAAAATCTGTTTGGTGCGACATTTCCAGATCAGGGAGTTGGAAATTCCCAGAACCCAGATATCGTAGATAGAAAGCATTTTTCTCGTGTAGACCGCCTGTCCGGGGGCGGTATCTGCAGAGTCCTGGTTCATAGAGGATGGCATTCGATGCAATGACAGAGTTCAGATCAGCCGGTGGCTCTGACAAGAAACCCGCCCGGCAGACGTTTCACGACCTTCCGCATTTCCAGAACCGTCAAGGTGGAGAGAATGCGGGACGAGTCGAGATTACTGGATTGCACGATTTCATTCAAATGCTGCGGCTCGAGTGTGACCAAATTCAGCACATCCCGTTCAAAATCGCTCAGAGAGAGTTCGCGCGGCGTATGCACTTCGCGGTTTTCTGAGACCTTCACCGGAGTTTTAGCGGGACTCAAGCCTTCCAGTACATCCTCCACGCTGCGGACAAGCATGGCGCCATCGCGAATCAGATCATGACAGCCGGCACTCGCCGGGTGATCTATTCGTCCCGGAACAGCGAATACGTCTCGCCCCTGTTCGTAAGCATGTCGGGCTGTATGCAGGGCGCCACTTTTACGGCCCGCTTCAATCAACAGCACGCCCATCGACAGTCCGCTGATAATCCGGTTACGCTGTGGAAACAGTCCGGCCACGGGAGCCTGGTCGAGAGGAAACTCGGTTACCAGGGCCCCTTGTGCGGAGACCTGCTCGGATAGTTCGCGATGCTCGGGAGGATAAATATGGGAGAGCCCGGTTGCCATAACGGCGATCGTTCGGCCTCCGGCTTTGAGAGCGCCCCGATGAGCGGCCTGATCAATGCCCCGTGCCAGTCCACTCACTACTGTCACACCAGCACGGGCCAGGGCGGCTGCCATTTTTTCGGCCTGCTGCAACCCGTAATGCGTACACTTTCGTGAACCGACAATCGCAACCGCCAGTTCGTCTTCGGGCAGGATCTCTCCTTGGCAGTAGAGCAGGGCAGGGGGATCGGGCATCTCCCTTAAGAGGGATGGGTAAGCATCTGACTCTTCAAACAGCAGCTGGTATCCTGCGGCGCGACAGCGCTGCAGTTCTTCTTCAGCCGTCGATTTGGAGGTACGATAGATGATGGCGTTGGCCAGCTTTTCGCCGATTCCCGGTACGTTCAGCAGATCCTGTCGAGGGGCATTTAAGATTTGACTGGGTGTTCCAAACTGATCCAGCAGGGAACGCCGAATGCGCGGTCCGACTCCCTGAATCAGATTAAGCTGGATCTGATCCAGCAGTAACTGGTCTGATTCAGAGGATTCGGCTGGCATATGCGGATCACACTCGATGAGAACAGGCAGACATTTATATTAACGTGCGTACATGTTCCCATAAAAGTCATGAAAAAACAACTAAGATCAATGCTCAATCTCAGGGAAGGGGAGTCTGACACTTGACAGCAACCGCCGTTTGCCTCTAAACACGAAGCACATCGTTTTGAATTTCCAGGAAGGCCAGGTACATGCTGGATAAGATATTTTTTATCATCGCCTGCATCATTATCCCCGTGTTATGGGGAGTGATCGTGAACTGGATTTTCAATCAATGGCAAGATCGCTCGAACAATAACTCTGATGACGACTACATTTTCCCCGACTACCAGATTTGAGGCGGTGCGAAAATGAGCGTGGGATTGTTTGATTTTCTGCTGATTTCGCTGGCCGGGGGCGCGATCGGCTTCCTGGCAGGCATGTTCGGTGTCGGGGGCGGTTTTCTGCTCGTCCCGATTCTGAATATCGTCCTGGGTGTCCCCATGGAACTGGCTGTCGGCTCCAGTGCCTGCCAGATTCTGGGACCGGCGACCACCTCTCTGCTTGCTCGGAAGATCAAAATCCGGGACCTTGCTTTTCCCCTGGTCATCACGGGAGGACTGTTCCTCGGCGTAATCGCCGGGACCAGCATTCTGGAAAAAGCAAAGAATTCCGCAAAGATCCAGTTGAACGGACAGCCGATTATTGTAGCGGATCTCGTGGTGCTGGTTGTCTATTTTCTGATGCTGCTGACACTGGCCATCATCTCCCTGAGAAGCGCACGTCGACCGGACTCAGAATTGAAGGACGCGATTTTCAAAAACCGCTTTCTCATCCCGCCGGTAGCTACTTTCCCCAACCTGTTCGAGGGGACGCTTTCCATTCCGGTGATCGCCTGGTTCGGATTGGCGCTCGGGCTGATTTCGGGCCTGCTGGGCATCAGTGGGGGAATCCTGCTGCTGCCCATGCTGATTTTTGGCCTGGGAATTCCCACACATCGCGCCATCACCTGCAGCCTGGTGATTGTCTGGATTGTGGCTTTTCAATCGACGATTGCCCACGCCCTGCACGGCAATGTCAGTATCGAAATTGTAATCGCTCTCCTGCTGGGGGGGACCATCGGCGCGCGACTGGGCTCGGACCTGAACTCCCGTCTCAAAGGCCTGCAGTTGAGACAGCAGTTTGGCTGGTTATTACTTTCGGTGGCTCTTATGATTGGAATACGGCTGATCTATATGCTGGTCAGCTGAAATCGATTCGAACCTGATCTCACAGCATCAGAGACCCTCGGACAGGAAAGGTACATTCCTGATCGCAGGCACTGATCTGTTTTTTACGAGGGAGATGTATTCATGGCAGCAAAATCAATTCTGTTTTTAGCCGGCGATTATGTCGAGGACTACGAAATCATGGTGCCTTTCCAGGCGCTGACGATGGTCGGTTACCAGGTCGACGTTGTCTGTCCGGATAAAAAAGCAGGGGACATCATCCGGACTTCGATCCACGACTTCGAAGGGGATCAGACGTATTCCGAAAAACGGGGACACAACTTCACCCTGAATGCGACTTTCTCAGAGGTCAATCCCGACGATTACACCGGTCTCTTGATTCCCGGCGGACGGGCTCCCGAATACATTCGTCTCAATGAGCGCGTACTTGAAATCACGCGCAGCTTCTTCGAAGCCGACAAACCGGTGGCCGCCGTCTGTCACGGGCTGCAACTGCTGGCAGCGGCGGGAGTACTCAAAGATCGCAGCTGTACTGCGTATCCTGCCTGCGGACCTGAAGTGAATCTGGCAGGTGGAACTTATGTGGAAACAGCCATTGATGGCGTGCACGTGGATGGAAACCTGGTTTCATCGCCTGCCTGGCCCGCTCATCCGCAGTGGCTGGCTGCTTTCCTGAAGGTACTGGGAACAAAAATCGAACTCTGATGTTCGTCAGCCGAACTGGCTATCATACAATTAATTCTGGAGACAAACTGATGTCCTGCTGCTCTCTTAACTGGTCGACAATTGGCGCGGCCCTGGGTGGACTGGCCGTCATTCTAGGCGCCTTCGCTGCGCATGGAATCGATGGTTACTTTGCAGAAAAATATGCGGGCCAGGTAAAAACGGTGACCGGCGTCGAAGTGCCCGCTGCCCAGAAATACCTGAACGACTTCAAAACCGGCGCACAGTACCAGATGTACCATTCACTGGCGCTGCTGGCCGTTGGTTTTGCAGGTGTGACTTCGCGAAAACAGAAGCTGCTCAACATTGCCGGCTGGTGTTTTCTGCTGGGAATCATTTTTTTCTCCGGCAGTCTTTACGTTTTAACCTTAAGCGGTCAAACTTTCTGGGGAGCGATCGCGCCCATCGGGGGCACACTGTTGATTGTAGGCTGGTTTTCACTTGCGGCAGGCGTCTGTTCCTGTGGCGGTGGCTCAACAATTGAAACAGACGGCCCTGAGACTCCTGCCTCGACCTGAAGCCGCCTCTGCGTGGCTCTGACTTATCATGATGACCGAACCTGGTCATCCCTACCTACATTCAGGATAGAACATTCATGCTGATTTTTGACGCCCACCTTGATATGGCCTGGAATGCCTGTGAATGGAACCGTGACCTGGAACTACCGGTCAGCGAAATTCGTAAATTTGAACGACAGTTCGAAAACATTATTCCCGGCGAAGCCACGGTTTCCTGGCATGCACTTCGCAAAGGGGGCGTGGGAATGACCATCTCCACGTTGCTGCCCCGCCTGCACCGCAAGGATGCGGCACTGACACATTATCAGTCCCGCGAAGCCGCCTATGGGGTCGCCATGGGACAGCTGGCCTATTATCGAGCCATGGTGGAGAAGGGGGTTCTGCGGGAAATTCCAGACAGTAATACACTGAAAAGTCACGTCGAGGAGTGGGAAGCCAACGAGGCAGCTGCCCGCGAAGAAGGCAGCACGATTCCCATCGGGTTCATTCTGAGTATGGAAGGGGCTCCGCCGATCCTCTCACCCGGTCAGATCGAACACTGGTTCGATGCCGGCCTGCGGATTCTGGGCCCCGCACATTATGGCCCTGGTCCGTACTGCTACGGAACGGGCAGTACCGGTGGTCTCAAAGAGGAAGGCCCCGCACTGTTGAAAGAGATGGATCGGGTCGGCATGTTGCTGGACGTAACCCACCTGGCTGATCAGTCCTTCTGGGAAGCTCTGGAGATTTTCCAGGGACCTGTGCTGGCCAGTCATCATAACTGCCGTGCGCTGGTGGATGCGGATCGTCAGCTGACCGATGACCAGATCAAAGCCCTGATCGAACGTGGAGCCGTCATTGGCTGTGCTTTCGATAACTGGATGATCAAACCAGGCTGGACAATCGGCGTTTCTGACCCCAAGACGACCTCCGTCGAAGATATCGCCAACCATACCGACCACATCTGTCAGCTGGCAGGTAATGCAAAGCATTGCGGGATGGGAACTGACCTCGACGGTGGTTTCGGCAAAGAACAGACGCCACACGATCTGGATACGATTGCGGACCTTGAGATGTACGCCAGTATCCTGGAAAAGCGGGGCTACAGCGAGGCGGACGTCAAAGGCATTATGTCGCAGAACTTTATCGATTTCTTCCTGAAAGCACTGCCAGCCGGCTAAATTCCGACATTAATCGAACAAAACAAGACGCCGTATCCCTCTATGTCATAGCAGGATACGGCGTTTTTCTTTTACCGCGTCAAAACTTTTGAAAAACGGTCAATAATCGATTTTCTCCAGCGAATCACTCTTTGTAACGTGGCCGATCGGTTTGGCCTACGGTTCCGAATCGAACATATCTTGGAGTGAGGGAGTCTGGACAATGTTATTTTTTGGCAAGAAAATCTTGATAGGTGCTGCAGTGCTGGCCACGCTGGGAACCTTCGTCTTTGGCCGTGATGTTGTGAGCTACATGAAGACGGCCGGCAATTCGGTACGGGAAGCTGTGAAATCGGAAGTTCCCGTCGATTTTGAAGTCGAACGTGCCCGTAAGATGGTAGAAGATCTGGTCCCGGATATCCGGCGTTGCATGCACGTGATCGCTGAGCAGCAGGTGGATGTAGAAACCCTGCAACAGGAAATGCATGACTCAGAGCTGGCGATGAAACAGCAGAAAGAGGCCATGTTCACGCTGCGGTCTGACCTGGAGTCGAACGACACAGAGTTCGTTTATGCGAGTCGGACTTATTCCAAGGATGACATTCGCAATGACCTGGCACAACGGTTTGATCGTTTTAAGGTTGCTTCCGATACCCTGAAACGCAACCAGCAGATTTTGAAAGCCCGCGAAAAAGCACTGGATGCCAATCGCGAAAAGCTGGAAAACATGCTGTCTGCCAAGATGGACCTGGAAGTACAGATCGAACAGCTGGAAGCACGTCTCAAATCAGTTCAGGCTGCGGAAACGGTCAGCAATCTTCAGATCGACAACTCACAGCTCACGCGAGCCAAAGGTCTGATCCGCGATCTGAATAAGCAGCTGGACGTCAAAGAGAAGCTGCTGGACGCCGAAGGCAAGTTCACCGGTCTGATTCCCGTCGACACTAAAGTGGAAGAAAAACGGGATGTCGTAAAGCAGATGGATGAATACTTCAAACTGAAGTCCGGCGACAAAGTCGTTGCACAATAATCGCTGTGTGATCGTAGCGAACCATAGGCGCGAGGGGGTGGCAGGCAGGATTTGTTGTAAAACAAGACTGCCTGCCCCCGTTGCCTGGTTTGAAAAACAGTAAATACCGCAGTAAAAACAGGATTCTTTCGCACAATTCGTTTTCTAATCCGTTAAAATGAGAGGGTAACCGGACCGCCGGTTCCTGACACATCCGCGCTTTCCCAGGGGAATTTCATTGGGCTTCTTTTCTCCCACATCCAGAGACGACCGGCAGTCTGCTGCCCCCACTGATGCGGGTACGAATTACCTGCTGTGGATTGACGGAGTCGGCACCTGGCTGGTTTATCTGCAGGAGACCCTGCGAATCGGGGGCCCGGGGAAACCAGGTTCCAGCAGCCCACTACGTTCTGAATGGGCTGATCTGGCCTTACTGTCGAACCTGTCGCGACACCATGCAACGATTACCCGTTCCGGAGAAAGTTACTATCTGGAAGCCCATGCGCCGGTACTGTGCCAGGAACACCCCGTCAACGACCGGGTCTTGCTGTCGGACCGGGCGACGCTTAAACTGAATCAGGACACCATCCTGTCATTTACCCAGCCAACCGCGCTCAGCACATCTGCCTGTCTGGAGTTCACCAGTTTCCATCAGCCCCAGCAACGGCTGGATGGAATCGTACTGATGGCCGACAACTGCCTGCTGGGCGCTACCGGAGAAAATCATATTGTCTGTAAGAACTGGCCGGGATCAGTCGTGATTTACCGCCAGGGAGACCAGGTCCTCTGTCGTTCGCGACAGGAGATCTATGTGAATGAGGAGCCTGCCTCACAGGGAGCCGTTTTAACCCCGGGTTGCCTGGTGAGTGGTCCTGAACTTCGCTTTCGCTGGGAGGTTATTGTTTAATCTGCTTCGGGGTTGTCTCGCGTAACAACACAGTTTGTACTATGGAAATCGGCATCATGTTCTCAATCATAAGTCTCATTCTATTTTTATTCTCACTGGCCTTTACGGTCCTTTATTTTGTGTTCTGGATCTGGATGCTGATTGACTGCCTGAAATACGAGCCCTCAGAGGGAAATGATAAAATTATCTGGGCCGTTGTGATTATTCTCCTGCAGGCACTGGGAGCCTTGCTGTACTACATTGTGCGTCGACCGGAACGAATTAAGCAGACGGGGCAGTAAAACTTACGAAAAACTATGAACCAGGATGACTTTGTGAACGTTATTCAAACAGAGTCATTAGAAACAGTACCGTACAACAACAACGTTGTTTAACGGATGGAAGCGGCCATGAAATTCACCTTCGCACCAGAATCAAAGCCTCTTGAAGGATTTACGATCAAACGCGCCATCGATCGGGGCGGATTTGGTGAGGTGTACTACGCCCTGACCGATTCCGGTAAAGAGGTTGCCTTAAAACTGCTGCAGCAGAACATGGACGTCGAACTGCGGGGAGTCACACAGTGCCTGAATCTCAAACATCCCAACCTGGTAACCATCTTTGATGTCAAAACGGACCGGGACGGCGATCACTGGGTGGTGATGGAATACGTCTCGGGCCAGGGACTGGACAAGGCCCTGCAACAGTATCCCGACGGCATGCCGATGGAACAGGTCCGGTATTGGCTCTCCGGAATTTCTGAAGGCCTGTCGTATCTGCACAGCCGCGGTCTCGTACACCGGGATTTGAAACCGTCTAACGTTTTTCGGGATGGCGAGATCATCAAAGTCGGTGACGTGGGTCTGTCCAAGTTTATTACCCACAGCCGCCGCAGCGCAAATACGCAGAGCGTGGGCACAGTGCACTACATGGCGCCTGAAGTCGCACGAGGGCGTTACGGGAAGGAAGTCGATGTCTACGCGGCAGGTGTCCTGGTTTACGAGATGGTAACCGGCGTCGTTCCCTTCGACGGGGAATCGACGGCAGAGATTCTGATGAAACATCTCTCTGAGAAGCCGGATCTCAGTCGTCTGCCTGCTCACCTGAGAGCCGTTGTGGGACGGGCTCTGGAAAAAGATCCACAGCAGCGAATCTCTGACATCAAACAATTCAAACGCGAATTCGAGCGAGCTCTGTTCCAACGCGACACTGTTACGGAAATTCCCAATGACTCTTTCGAATACGAAGCAGTCAATGAGCAGCCTTCCAGAGTCACGGATTCTAACATAGCGCAATCAGACAAACACTGGGCATACAGCCTGCTGTTACTGCCGGCCATTCTACTGATCGTGATGCTCGCTTTTGGACTGCTCATGGCCGTGGTGGGAGTTTTCGCCGGTGCGCCGCTCTTCGCGTCGGGAATTTTGATCTGTGCTTTTTGTGGCGGACTTCTGCTTACCGCGGGTTCAAGTCGAATGCTCTTCTCCGGACTGTTTAGCGCCATCGTGAAAGGGCCTCCCCCGATCAGCGATCTCTGGGATAAACAGCCCACACAGCAGAATCAGGCCGAAGCCCAGGCTTATCGCGAACAGGTTCTGCAGGAGACACAGATCATCCGCGAGCGGGAACAACAGAAGGCAGATGCAGAACGTCGGCGGGTCCGCGAACAGCACCGTCGTAAACCGCGTTTTTCCAGAAACCTGACGCCGCTGACGCCCCGTTCGGTGTCCCGGCGCGCTCGAACATATGATATCTGCAATTCCATCGTCAAAGCAGTCGTCTGCACTTTGGTCATCACAGCTGGAGTGGTCTGCTTCACCGATGGACGTATCGCTAACGGCTTCTGGAGTGGCACCGATCTGGCCCCCTTTGG contains:
- a CDS encoding dipeptidase, translated to MLIFDAHLDMAWNACEWNRDLELPVSEIRKFERQFENIIPGEATVSWHALRKGGVGMTISTLLPRLHRKDAALTHYQSREAAYGVAMGQLAYYRAMVEKGVLREIPDSNTLKSHVEEWEANEAAAREEGSTIPIGFILSMEGAPPILSPGQIEHWFDAGLRILGPAHYGPGPYCYGTGSTGGLKEEGPALLKEMDRVGMLLDVTHLADQSFWEALEIFQGPVLASHHNCRALVDADRQLTDDQIKALIERGAVIGCAFDNWMIKPGWTIGVSDPKTTSVEDIANHTDHICQLAGNAKHCGMGTDLDGGFGKEQTPHDLDTIADLEMYASILEKRGYSEADVKGIMSQNFIDFFLKALPAG
- a CDS encoding sulfite exporter TauE/SafE family protein, with product MSVGLFDFLLISLAGGAIGFLAGMFGVGGGFLLVPILNIVLGVPMELAVGSSACQILGPATTSLLARKIKIRDLAFPLVITGGLFLGVIAGTSILEKAKNSAKIQLNGQPIIVADLVVLVVYFLMLLTLAIISLRSARRPDSELKDAIFKNRFLIPPVATFPNLFEGTLSIPVIAWFGLALGLISGLLGISGGILLLPMLIFGLGIPTHRAITCSLVIVWIVAFQSTIAHALHGNVSIEIVIALLLGGTIGARLGSDLNSRLKGLQLRQQFGWLLLSVALMIGIRLIYMLVS
- a CDS encoding class I SAM-dependent methyltransferase gives rise to the protein MNQDSADTAPGQAVYTRKMLSIYDIWVLGISNSLIWKCRTKQILHWMNQSLTANHLDVGVGTGYYLEHCTFPSSEVRLGLLDLNPNSLAAAASRSARYQPEVYQADVLAPLPQQSRPFDSVSLNYLLHCLPGDLTSKVKLFDHLGPWLNPGAIISGATILSQGVPRGFSARRLMNFYNRKKIFANTSDSLDELQSQLASRYTDVEVKVTGCVALFRARTPSPD
- a CDS encoding ferritin-like domain-containing protein, encoding MEIRAFAERVLLSETLEEKLLPAPEVLTDEHPGDPLRIQEPGRPANLKFAPPRTAPGMPKPSALMEQDKRALAHHIMANHELQALEVMAYILCAFPDAPAEFRQGMCNIMADEQRHTRMHKERASVLGLEFGSLPVNCYIWKKALSYESLLDYLAGLPLTFEGRNLDHTLEFEQYFLDAGDQRSAALMKVVYRDEIQHVAFGLHWLRQLKPDHLSDWETYEQHLHWPVRAALSVGDTFNREGRKETGMTDEFIEQLYQAAQTDQPPNQKPKKLD
- a CDS encoding DJ-1/PfpI family protein, with the protein product MAAKSILFLAGDYVEDYEIMVPFQALTMVGYQVDVVCPDKKAGDIIRTSIHDFEGDQTYSEKRGHNFTLNATFSEVNPDDYTGLLIPGGRAPEYIRLNERVLEITRSFFEADKPVAAVCHGLQLLAAAGVLKDRSCTAYPACGPEVNLAGGTYVETAIDGVHVDGNLVSSPAWPAHPQWLAAFLKVLGTKIEL
- a CDS encoding PLDc N-terminal domain-containing protein; translated protein: MFSIISLILFLFSLAFTVLYFVFWIWMLIDCLKYEPSEGNDKIIWAVVIILLQALGALLYYIVRRPERIKQTGQ
- a CDS encoding DUF423 domain-containing protein, producing the protein MSCCSLNWSTIGAALGGLAVILGAFAAHGIDGYFAEKYAGQVKTVTGVEVPAAQKYLNDFKTGAQYQMYHSLALLAVGFAGVTSRKQKLLNIAGWCFLLGIIFFSGSLYVLTLSGQTFWGAIAPIGGTLLIVGWFSLAAGVCSCGGGSTIETDGPETPAST
- the dprA gene encoding DNA-processing protein DprA codes for the protein MPAESSESDQLLLDQIQLNLIQGVGPRIRRSLLDQFGTPSQILNAPRQDLLNVPGIGEKLANAIIYRTSKSTAEEELQRCRAAGYQLLFEESDAYPSLLREMPDPPALLYCQGEILPEDELAVAIVGSRKCTHYGLQQAEKMAAALARAGVTVVSGLARGIDQAAHRGALKAGGRTIAVMATGLSHIYPPEHRELSEQVSAQGALVTEFPLDQAPVAGLFPQRNRIISGLSMGVLLIEAGRKSGALHTARHAYEQGRDVFAVPGRIDHPASAGCHDLIRDGAMLVRSVEDVLEGLSPAKTPVKVSENREVHTPRELSLSDFERDVLNLVTLEPQHLNEIVQSSNLDSSRILSTLTVLEMRKVVKRLPGGFLVRATG
- a CDS encoding sulfatase family protein, which encodes MFNGSLWLRLLFCLTLAFNLIPTSAAQSAENSKRPNILFAIADDWGWPHAGAYGDPVVKTSTFDRLAREGVLFQNAYVSSPSCTPSRGAILTGKYHWQLDAGANLHCIFPDRLTTYPEILKSHGYTVGHTGKAWGPGRTETRSRELAGKRFKNFQDFLNQRDGVEPFCFWLGSSDPHRPYAPGSGVESGMDLSKIKLPACFPDAEEVRSDVADYYFEVQRFDQLVGDALKLLEEKGELDNTIIFMTGDHGMPFPRGKSCLYDTGTRVPLAARWPSHIQPNRSVTDFVSLIDLAPTFYEAAGVEIPQDVTGKSLMPVLDAPGSGRIVADHAEIFFGKERHVPSQEEPDMGGYPCRAIRTDDFLYIHNYRPDRWPAGTPNYTKAAIPGTWYGDCDNGPTKTYMVTHKDKDAEHRRLYELAFGKLPAEELYDLRNDPDQLQNVAQDPMYQMIKARLAKELHQKLVATHDPRELGQGDELEKHPYLGGGPKHPSLEKKRKKRKQNPVK